GACTCCAGTAGAGAACTCAAAACAGCATATAAGTTACATAGTGAGAATACGAGAATAGACTGGGATGCTCCTCTTCAAGACATTTACAATCACATAAGAGGATTGAGTCCTTATCCAGCAGCTTACACAATGCTAGAAAATGGAGGAAAAGAGCAACGTGTAAAAATTTATAGCGCTTTCGCGAAAGCAGAAAAAGAGATGTTTATTCCATCTGGAGCAGTCACCCAAGTAGATGATCATCTAGCTATCGCAACGCCAGAAGGTTACATATGCATCACCGAAATACAGCTTTCTGGGAAGAAAAAAATGGCCGTTAAAGACCTTTTAAACGGATACAAATTTGATAAAAATGCAAAAATGCGCTAAACCCTTGCTCCTATTGGTGTTAAGGGAATTATAAAAAGAGACTACCTTTATCAACAATTGGCTCGACTTATTAACAAAACCTCTCATTTCCCTTGCTATAGCTTGCGTAGGCAATTAATTCAGATAAATTTGTTAGGGAATTAAGCATTTAGCTTAACCAACAATTTAATTAATTAACAATTTACATTATGAACAAATCAGAATTAATTGACGGAATGGCAGAGCATGCAGGTATCACCAAAGCTGCAGCAAAAAAAGCATTAGAATCTTTCTTAGGAGATGTTGAAAAGACTCTTAAAGACGGAGGACGTGTTTCTCTTGTAGGTTTTGGATCTTGGTCTGTTTCTAAGCGTAACGCACGTGAAGGAAGAAACCCACAAACTGGAAAAACTATTAAAATTGCAGCAAAGAACGTAGTAAAGTTCAAAGCTGGATCTGAGCTTGCAACTTCTGTAAACTAGTCAGTTTTAACTGTTATATAAAAAACGGGTAGCTCACGCTACCCGTTTTTTTTGTTTCCAACCGGCTTATATTGACAAAAGCAATCTTATTGGGAATCCATTAGTAATGAATAACCCTTTGATTA
The genomic region above belongs to Dokdonia sp. Dokd-P16 and contains:
- a CDS encoding HU family DNA-binding protein yields the protein MNKSELIDGMAEHAGITKAAAKKALESFLGDVEKTLKDGGRVSLVGFGSWSVSKRNAREGRNPQTGKTIKIAAKNVVKFKAGSELATSVN